In Clupea harengus chromosome 4, Ch_v2.0.2, whole genome shotgun sequence, the genomic stretch gaccttcaaccttgctattaaggtaactttggttgtagttattattataattattaatcagagtttcaaattgatagtttaatatatttattgagactgatttgtggattgaGACCCTTTGTGTGGCacccccctaggtgttcaacttaattgatctgcctttgtgttgaatggttgatgcctatccaatcgtatgagattaccaacatattgctgtcgtcaggatagtaccaatgtgtcttggtggcccttgtgaagacggtatcacaatttacacactattgcacccacatttacccggcgcctgctcacaatgtaaggtacctacatagtctggtactcccatgtgagacTGGTACCAATTACACCTACAGGTGTACCTGGTAAAGTGACCCGTAGGTGCATGTCAAGAAAATCACTGAATCACAGAAAGATATAGAAACTTAAAGGTACAggtacaattttggtcaaattcagcaagttgctcctcacggtcctctagctgtctgttcagggTGTGTCCTCAAAATAACTCTGGTGTTCGTATAGTCTTTGCCCCCGCAAATGGGAAAGAATCAGTGCCAGTGTGATTTGAttagctgttgagctcaaatgtcaTCAACCTCTTGCCAGAAGCACAGACTACAACTTTTAATGCTTAACATTagcaaaaataaatgtgtaCTAATTTGTATGGCACAAAAGTAAACCCATGGtaaccttctctctttctctttttgctcGCAACCTCTTCCCCAGGTGTCTATCCTATTGTATGAAGATTAAATAAAAGGAGCAGTACAAGACCAAGTCAGCAAGCATCTCTAAGAGAATTGTGAGTAAATAAACCATTTCTATGTCAGTATCAATAGATGTACAGGCAAGGTTTAGTTAGAGTACTGCCAAAGATAAAGCCTTTTTTATTCATGTAAATTGTATTTACTAGTGTTACATTCTTGAAGGAAAGTACATCATCTCCATTACcgttcagttcacacatccaccccatccccctactacactcctttgtgtAGTCTCAGCAGGTTGAGTTATGGCCATGCCCGCACGAGGACCATCACATGTAGACTGTGCTCACAGACATGGAATTCCTGCCCGTAATCCTATgtcatgctagtttgcattccaaaagctcctaCAGCTGATTGGCTTAGGTTTGAGTCCAGGAAGCTAATAGGTCAGACAGGGGAAGcattatattaacaccacacagTCAAATTAAAGTAATCACATTTTTAAGGCTGGCACTgagagtatactgtatgtgtaattcaccagcagtacaactatactgtagttctttctTTGCAGATTTTCACTATCGTTGCATTGAAGGATAGTTTGACCGAGTTTCtgtttccaaaacagaactaaagtcagaaatgtctggatttactgaaccatcacaaccgctcatgtcagtgaagaaggagataaaagaagaagaatttgatgatttcctacaagagtattgGCCTGCAATTCAGatagtggaagaaaagcctggacccGAAtgtgaatgcaagactgaaatgtacacGTCACAAACCatgaccttgaaagaagaaaagtattcaccaatggaaattaaagacgaagaagaatttgatttaagTGAATATGGTCACTATGTCTCTTCTCCTGCAAGTAAGTTGCTTGTTCATCGTAATGTGTTATGTATAGttacaatacttgaattttagagaacttttggctaacttgtgcttcacacTGTGAGGCCTATTCAGAGAACAGAAATACTGTGGGGATAACTTACTTATGGGATACTAtttgcagtctgttacattcaaaatacagaaagtgtctgccaaaaaaaatgtctagctctgtaattcatgtgtgtgtatctctgttaacatttacatttagtctctaggtagacacttATCCTAAGTCACTTCCAAGCACATTTCCAGCAAATAAGCAATATATACAAAAATCcaaaatatgtatatgtattgtaGAAATTACATcccagatagaggagaagagtaaAGATATTGCTGAACTTTTTAAATAATCTTAcaggagacattcaaaggatccaatctaacaagagagggaacactgagaaaaaaagaaacaaagacagaagttACAATCGCTCACACTTAACTGTACATatgatgacacatactggacaAAAGCCACTTCAGTGTTCTCattgtggaaagacctttaatcACAAATCTACCCTCAaggaacaccagaggatccatactagggcaaagccacatcagtgttctcagtgtggaaaggcctttacctgtatgtctcatctcaagatacaccagcagatccatactggaggaaagccacatcagtgttctcagtgtggaaagacctttcaTCACATATCTAGCCTcaacaaacaccagaggatccataccggGGAAAGCccttatcagtgttctcagtgtggaaaggccttttaTTTCAAATCTGACTTTAAggcacaccagatgatccatactggagaaaagccacatcagtgttctcagtgtggaaaggcctttagccaaatgtcaaatctcaagacacaccagaagatACATACTGGGgcaaagccatatcagtgttctaaGTGTGAAAAGACCTTTACCCTAAAGTCttctctcaagagacaccagactATCCTTACTAGggcaaagccacatcagtgttctcagtgtggaaaggcctttacctgtatgtctcatctcaagatacaccagcagatccatactggaggaaagccacatcagtgttctcagtgtggaaagacctttcaTCACATATCTAGCCTcaacaaacaccagaggatccataccggGGAAAGCccttatcagtgttctcagtgtggaaaggccttttaTTTCAAATCTGACTTTAAggcacaccagatgatccatactggagaaaagccacatcagtgttctcagtgtggaaaggcctttagccaaatgtcaaatctcaagacacaccagaagatACATACTGGGgcaaagccatatcagtgttctaaGTGTGAAAAGACCTTTACCCTAAAGTCTTCTCTNNNNNNNNNNNNNNNNNNNNNNNNNNNNNNNNNNNNNNNNNNNNNNNNNNNNNNNNNNNNNNNNNNNNNNNNNNNNNNNNNNNNNNNNNNNNNNNNNNNNNNNNNNNNNNNNNNNNNNNNNNNNNNNNNNNNNNNNNNNNNNNNNNNNNNNNNNNNNNNNNNNNNNNNNNNNNNNNNNNNNNNNNNNNNNNNNNNNNNNNNNNNNNNNNNNNNNNNNNNNNNNNNNNNNNNNNNNNNNNNNNNNNNNNNNNNNNNNNNNNNNNNNNNNNNNNNNNNNNNNNNNNNNNNNNNNNNNNNNNNNNNNNNNNNNNNNNNNNNNNNNNNNNNNNNNNNNNNNNNNNNNNNNNNNNNNNNNNNNNNNNNNNNNNNTAACTGAAACTGTGTTTGCCGATCAAGTGGATATGGAGGCTCCACTGTACACTGCATCCAACACCGAGTACTTGAACACCACATGTTGAAAGATGGGAGTGCTTAGGTCATAGGTCAGTGCTACAGGAAAGTCCATCCTGTCAAGGCCATCTGCCTCAGACACTGGAACAAATCTGGATGTTCAGTAGTGGACATATTTTAAATACCATACCTGATAAAAAATCAACTGCATACTAATTCTTCCTTTGAAGAAAAATCTTTATATTATATGGATGCACATGTATCACATTTCACATATCATCCCCCTCGATATGTATGTCTTCAACCTAAATATGACCTATGCTTAATTTGAGCCTCGGA encodes the following:
- the LOC105900423 gene encoding zinc finger protein 665-like; translation: MVNCCGLVTVKNEPGFVENGSSVSESPILTACFHWPDIVEEKPGPECECKTEMYTSQTMTLKEEKYSPMEIKDEEEFDLSEYGHYVSSPARDIQRIQSNKRGNTEKKRNKDRSYNRSHLTVHMMTHTGQKPLQCSHCGKTFNHKSTLKEHQRIHTRAKPHQCSQCGKAFTCMSHLKIHQQIHTGGKPHQCSQCGKTFHHISSLNKHQRIHTGESPYQCSQCGKAFYFKSDFKAHQMIHTGEKPHQCSQCGKAFSQMSNLKTHQKIHTGAKPYQCSKCEKTFTLKSSLKRHQTILTRAKPHQCSQCGKAFTCMSHLKIHQQIHTGGKPHQCSQCGKTFHHISSLNKHQRIHTGESPYQCSQCGKAFYFKSDFKAHQMIHTGEKPHQCSQCGKAFSQMSNLKTHQKIHTGAKPYQCSKCEKTFTLKS